One genomic region from Streptomyces venezuelae encodes:
- a CDS encoding alanine racemase, with protein sequence MALSLYVDTARWRAHQKTVIDQFPGLIPVCKGNGYGFGHERLADEAARFGADMLAVGTTYEAARIKDWFSGDLLVLTPFRRGEEPVPLPDRVIRSVSSVDGVHALVGARVVIECMSSMKRHGVHESELQQLHSAIEDVRLEGFALHLPLDRPDGTDAVEEVIAWMDRLRTARLPLHTMFVSHLRAEEQARLQQQFPQTRFRARIGTRLWLGDHEATEYRGAVLDVTRVAKGDRFGYRQQKAASDGWLVVVAGGTSHGVGLEAPKAMHGVMPRAKGVARAGLATVNRNLSPFVWAGKQRWFAEPPHMQVSILFVPADAQEPRVGDELVAHLRHTTTQFDRLVER encoded by the coding sequence ATGGCGCTCTCCCTCTACGTCGACACCGCTCGCTGGCGCGCGCACCAGAAGACCGTCATCGACCAGTTCCCCGGTCTGATCCCGGTCTGCAAGGGCAACGGCTACGGCTTCGGGCACGAGCGCCTGGCCGACGAGGCCGCCCGGTTCGGCGCCGACATGCTCGCGGTCGGCACCACCTACGAAGCCGCGCGGATCAAGGACTGGTTCAGCGGCGACCTGCTGGTCCTCACCCCCTTCCGCCGGGGCGAAGAACCGGTTCCGCTGCCCGACCGGGTCATCCGCTCCGTGTCCTCCGTGGACGGCGTCCACGCCCTGGTGGGCGCCCGGGTCGTCATCGAGTGCATGAGCTCGATGAAGCGGCACGGCGTCCACGAGAGCGAGCTCCAGCAGCTCCACTCCGCCATCGAGGACGTACGGCTCGAGGGCTTCGCCCTCCACCTCCCGCTGGACCGCCCGGACGGCACCGACGCCGTCGAGGAGGTCATCGCCTGGATGGACCGGCTGCGGACCGCCCGTCTGCCGCTGCACACCATGTTCGTGAGCCACCTGCGGGCCGAGGAACAGGCCCGGCTCCAGCAGCAGTTCCCGCAGACCCGCTTCCGCGCGCGGATCGGCACCCGGCTGTGGCTGGGCGACCACGAGGCCACCGAGTACCGGGGCGCCGTCCTCGACGTGACCCGGGTCGCCAAGGGGGACCGTTTCGGCTACCGCCAGCAGAAGGCCGCGTCGGACGGCTGGCTGGTCGTCGTCGCCGGCGGCACCTCGCACGGCGTGGGTCTGGAGGCTCCCAAGGCGATGCACGGCGTCATGCCGCGCGCCAAGGGCGTCGCACGAGCCGGTCTGGCCACGGTCAACCGGAACCTGTCGCCCTTCGTCTGGGCGGGCAAGCAGCGCTGGTTCGCCGAGCCGCCGCACATGCAGGTGTCGATCCTGTTCGTGCCCGCGGACGCCCAGGAGCCCCGCGTCGGCGACGAGCTGGTGGCGCATCTGCGCCACACCACGACGCAGTTCGACCGGCTCGTGGAGCGCTGA